AATACTACTGAAATTGCAGGCAGCGAATGCGTTGGGTGGTGTCACATGTAAACTCGTTGCGTTTTAATGCTGGCAAATCCCTGAACCTGTGGATAAAGGATAAGTCGTGGTCTTGAAAGACTCTGCTGTGCTAAATCTCCTCTCcttgagtgtgtgtgtgtgagagtgTGTGGGGTCAAATACATTGGATACAAGAATGTGGCTACTATTTATAGTTGTGCATGCTATTTTTATGTTTGTGAGTACTTTCAAATCCAAGGTTTATGAATTCAACTCAAATGAAGGCCATCTGATTTTAATTTGGTTGCAGATTCTAGAATTCGTTGAACTTAAGGAGTGAAATAGCAGTTAAAATGGAACAGTTAGTAGTGAAAATAAGCAGAAGCACCATTTGGTTAGATTAACTTCTGCTGAGTTTGTTTTTGTATCTCATATCAAGCTTGAGTATTATGAAAAAATCTCTTCTTTTGATGGTTATaaatatactccctccgtcccactttgatagtcctgtttcttttttcacacagtttaagaaaaagtagttaactttgttggaaaagtaaatttagattgctattttcctaaaataccctcatattaaatagagtacaactttacgggaacttgaattgatggtaaaaaaagaatcaactctcattaaatagggtaggtttatagtaacaacaacttacattgaataagggcactttagaaaaattaaaatacaactacattcttcaattgaaaaatggactacaatttgggacagacgaaaaaggaaaacaggactatcaaaagtgggacggagggagcaATAGATTTAAATGAGTTTTAGAGAGTTCATGTCCCGATTTACAAAAAAGTGTGATTAGACATCAAATTAAAACAGCAAATCAATGGACCTCTGGGGAGCAAATTAGTGGACCTTTGGGAAGCAAGTTAGTTGGGTATTTTGTAACTATTTAAACTTTTTTCAGTTTTCTATTTTAGGTGCCTCGGAATCATTTATGGTGGGATCAGACCTAACAACTTTCGCATTCCAATTCTAAAACTTTCCAATTGGAAAGAGTGAAAGTGGATTCGTTTCCATTACTTGATAAATAAGACTCTTCAAAGTTTCTAAGGACCACATGCAGCTTGTGGGGAAGTTATAAAAAGATGGCCTTGGCTTTGTCATTTCATTTGTGTTGCACAATCGGTATCTCCTATTTTCTCatttaatatatttatttataagtaATGATGCGCTGAACTCATTGTTTGGATAGaatatattatttgaaataattattataatatttttatgatataatatatatgtaagataaaaataaattaaaaaaatatttatgataTAAACGAAatattagtaaaaaaaattagatatcCCATTAATGGTACTCTTGAAATTGTCCTCCCCTGCCCATTCACTGCTCACTCAGTGCCGGCAGTAGTCCCTTTGTATATCCCCCGACAGCCCCACTTTTCTCTCCATCCGACCTCAAGGATGCCAACCGTCAACCCAAAGGCAGAGTGGCCAGGCAGGTTACTGCAATTGTATAAttattaatcatttttttaaaaacgcTATTACAGCTTTAATTCTGCCCTCGAATTCAACCTTTGTCCATCTCTGATTATGACAATGGTTGGTGAGCTGAAGTTAAGAATatacactatatatatatagggggtTTCTCAAAAGTCACCGTTGCTTCTTTTTTCAAACCGTCACAACTAAACACTACTGTTTCGCACCATCACTATTCTTGTACTCTTGCTTGGGTGGCGGAGTAGATATTTCCACACGCTTCTTTATTACTATATATAAAATGAGGTCTTTACTGGTGTTTACTTATAAAACCAATCCTGTCTTTGTCAAACCCAACTTCCTTTTTCATCATTTCATTCCAGTGTTGGTGCGTGTGTGCGCGcgcgtgtatatatatatatatatatatatatattggcaaGGTCCTGTAAGTGTCGTAATACCATCTTCTACGTCAACAAGCTCTGTtgttctcctctttttttttttcctttggctTTTTTGGCTGCAGACTTCTGGGTCATCCTCCTTGAGTCATTTGAAGGTAAAGAACATTGTggttttttctcccttttggcTTGTGCAGCCATCAATGTGCTGCTGAAAgtttatctatatatatatcttcATTGGTTTCTGCATCATGCGTTTTGAATCTGTCGAGTCTTGGTTTTTAAGCAGGGTGAGGTGTTGTGCCCCAGAACTTTTGATTGATGGGTGAATTGGTTGGACCTCGCCTGTATAGCTGCTATAAATGCAAGAATCATGTTTCGCTTCATGATGATATAATTTCCAAGGAGTTTCAGGTAACGCATTGATCCAATCGTACCCTCTAAATTACTTCCCTAATTCTTAATGGGATGGATGATTTGTTTAGTTCTTTGTTATCATGGTCATCTAATTGGGGAGAGTTTTTAGTTGGGAATACATAATGATGGTAGTTAAAATTTATGGTTTTCGGTTCTTTGAAAATTAGTATGGCACGGCCGGTTCGGTTGTCCGGAAGCAAATTTTGGTCACTGCTACCGTCAAACGACAAAAATCGGGTTATTTTCCTCTAGGCGCTGTAAAACCTTGTAGAtattaaggggaaaaaaatataaagaattccTTGTTCGCTTGTGTACGAAGACGAGGATATATGATGACCCTAGTAGTGAAGATAAGTGGTATAAAAGATTGTTGAAATTTTATGTGTTGTTAATTCTACTTGGAGGTCAAATGTTGTGTTTTGTTAAGAATGACtatcaatttcaattcaaagcAAGCCAATTTCTTGAGACTGCAATGATCATGAATATAGTTTGGGCATCAGTGGCTTAGATTCATTGCGATGCAATTTTTAGGGAAGAAATGGGCGAGCCTTTTTGTTCTCTCATGTGATGAACATTGTTTTGGGAGTTAAAGAAGACAGACAGCTCATGACTGGTCTACACACAGTTGCCGACATACATTGTGGTGATTGTCATGAGCTATTAGGGTGGAAGTATGAGCGAGCTTACGACTCAACACAGAAGTACAAGGAGGGAAAGTTCATTCTGGAGAAGTCTAAAATTGTAAAAGAGAATTGGTAGCACCGTAAGATGATCTTgcttagttttattttcaacGCCAAAAGGAATTGTTGATTCTTTGTGATGTTGAAGAAAAGTTCAGAAGTTGATACTTGTCAGCATCTGAATCTGAGAATTGCTACTTCTTTTGTGTCTTGGAATTCATTGAACATGTAATACCCTTGTCTCAAAAGCCTATATTTGTTGTTTCAGATCTCTTGCTTAATACTTACCCTCGTATTGCATTACTGTATCTGTGAAATTTGAACTGTAATGACCACCCCAAAGTTCTGGAAGCATTTACGGGTAATATGATGCTATGTGAGGGGTTGGTGTTGCAGGTATTTGTAGAGTTCTCATTCATGCTTGTATCAATTCTAATCAATGTCAGCCAGCTTATGTGCATATTGCAGCCTAAAAGGTGGCAGATGTAACCATTAGCAACTAATCAACATAATTTGTAGTATACTTTATCGTGTTAGAAAGAAGGGGAACTGGAACTTGACTGCATCTTTTGCACTCTGAATCTGAATTAGGCTTTAAGTCAAGAATTTGAGCATTATGGTTTAGCTATTAAACACTAGTCGCACTTATAGATGATGAAAAATGTTTCTTCTACCTGAGTACGTTGCAGGAGTTTGTGTGACtaattaatggattcaaatgcTTGCACTCAGAAGTGATCGTGAAAATGGTTTCTGCTACATGAATACAATGCAGGAGTTTGTGTGTCTAACTAATAGATTCAGGTGCTTGCACTCGGAAGTGATCATGAAAATGGTTTCTGCTACATGAATACAATGCAGGAGTTTCTGGTGGCTAGCTACTGGATTCAGGTGCATGTTAGATGCCCGATATGAGTGAGAAAATATCACTCTCTCTTTTATTATGACATGCATCCAACTAGTTGATATACATTGGTCCAATCTAATGGCATTACTGAGATGGGAGACTTTTATACTTCGAGTTTAAAAGgataattttttggaaagagagGCAAATTAACAAGTAAGATTTCGTGTTACATTCGATGATTCCCATCTTTCCCAAAATTTAAGATTTTGTCATCGAAAAGTACCCTAAACATAAAGGGACATTGGTGTTACAAACTGGAAAAGAAGtagtaaccaaaaaaaaaaaatggtaggaGTAACCATATATGGTACGAGTATAATACACGATATTGTATGTACATGTATAAaaaaaggattaatctttcctacactgacaatgtatacactatcagtgttggataaatgacaactatgcaaaatttgaatttgaaattcaacttttgcacacgtGTCATGAATTCAACGATGGTTAAATAACATAAAACAAACGATTTTTGATTCATTAGTTTCATTCATTAATAATATAAGCAAAAATCGTCGAATTTGCaattttggagcaaaattaaaaaagaatcaTGGTTGTTTTATTAAGGTATGAGGGGCAAAATAGGTATTTTAGATCAAAATTTGCCTTAAAAAACTATTTGTTAGAA
This portion of the Coffea arabica cultivar ET-39 chromosome 2e, Coffea Arabica ET-39 HiFi, whole genome shotgun sequence genome encodes:
- the LOC113729896 gene encoding protein yippee-like At4g27745 yields the protein MGELVGPRLYSCYKCKNHVSLHDDIISKEFQGRNGRAFLFSHVMNIVLGVKEDRQLMTGLHTVADIHCGDCHELLGWKYERAYDSTQKYKEGKFILEKSKIVKENW